The Zobellia alginiliquefaciens genome contains a region encoding:
- a CDS encoding SDR family oxidoreductase has protein sequence MDLNLKDKVIIVTGGSKGIGLAISQALSKEGAIPYIIGRNRPNIIGVAKEIEKTGGQVGFAFAELTDPEQCKVAVEQVISRFGRIDGLVNNAGVNDGVGLENGNYEDFMASLQKSLVHYYLMAQYALPELKKNKGAIVNIGSKTSFTGQGGTSGYAASNGGRNAMTREWAVELLPYEIRVNAVIVAECYTPLYERWINTFPEPEKKLKSITDQIPLGNRMTEAAEIANTVVFLLSDVSSHTTGQLIFVDGGYTHLDRSITAK, from the coding sequence ATGGATTTGAACTTGAAAGATAAGGTCATAATTGTAACCGGTGGTTCTAAAGGTATTGGTCTAGCTATAAGTCAGGCTTTATCAAAAGAAGGAGCTATTCCCTATATCATAGGAAGAAACAGACCTAATATCATCGGGGTGGCCAAAGAGATTGAAAAAACCGGTGGCCAAGTGGGTTTTGCCTTTGCGGAGTTAACGGATCCAGAACAATGTAAAGTGGCCGTAGAACAGGTCATTTCAAGGTTCGGGAGAATAGACGGACTCGTAAATAATGCGGGTGTTAATGATGGTGTAGGTCTGGAAAACGGTAATTATGAAGATTTTATGGCCTCACTTCAAAAAAGTTTGGTCCATTATTATTTAATGGCGCAATATGCGTTGCCGGAGCTAAAAAAGAACAAAGGGGCAATCGTGAATATTGGCTCAAAAACATCATTTACCGGACAAGGTGGAACATCGGGCTATGCAGCTTCCAACGGAGGAAGAAATGCAATGACCAGAGAGTGGGCCGTAGAGCTTTTGCCATACGAAATTAGGGTAAATGCTGTAATTGTTGCGGAGTGTTATACCCCACTTTACGAAAGATGGATCAATACGTTTCCGGAACCGGAGAAAAAACTGAAATCCATTACAGACCAGATTCCTTTGGGAAATCGCATGACCGAAGCTGCGGAAATAGCAAATACAGTGGTTTTCCTATTATCCGATGTATCTAGCCACACTACGGGGCAATTAATTTTTGTAGACGGAGGATATACACATTTAGACCGATCAATTACAGCCAAATAA
- the fucP gene encoding L-fucose:H+ symporter permease, which translates to MKNDQKPAVVPRELLVPFLLITSLFALWGFANDITNPMVAAFKRILELNNTQASWVQAAFYGGYFTMALPAAYVVKKFSYKVGILVGLGLYAVGALMFYPAAAMENYLFFLLALYVLTFGLAFLETTANPYILAMGDEETATLRLNLAQAFNPLGALSGLFVAQFFILGALQSDDVAEDGSYIYNTLSESAKAAVKTSDLMVIRNPYVGLGLFVIFMFVVIALVKMPEGKKENRVVGLGESIKRIFKKERFVGGMLTQMFYVGAQIMCWTYIYQYAENIGINNADAVNYAYAALVIFLLSRFLCTYLLKFINSGKLLMILSIMAIGFCAGTIFIQGELGLYSLVMVSFCMSLMFPTIYGIALTGLGDDAKSASAFLVMAIVGGAFMPMLQGLILDLGGSGYSDVVILGVPEVNFSFILPMLCFFVVAFYGYRAYKKYGLE; encoded by the coding sequence ATGAAAAACGACCAAAAACCAGCCGTAGTTCCTAGGGAATTACTAGTACCTTTTTTACTGATTACTTCCTTGTTTGCCCTTTGGGGCTTTGCCAATGATATTACGAATCCCATGGTAGCGGCATTTAAGCGAATTTTAGAACTGAACAATACTCAGGCCTCTTGGGTACAGGCAGCTTTTTACGGGGGCTATTTTACCATGGCTTTGCCCGCCGCCTATGTCGTGAAGAAATTCAGTTATAAGGTCGGTATTTTGGTTGGTTTGGGGTTATATGCAGTGGGTGCGCTTATGTTTTATCCAGCGGCGGCAATGGAAAATTATCTATTCTTTCTATTGGCATTGTACGTTTTAACCTTTGGCCTCGCCTTTTTGGAAACTACGGCCAATCCTTATATTCTGGCAATGGGCGATGAAGAAACGGCTACTTTAAGATTAAACTTGGCACAAGCTTTTAATCCGTTAGGTGCACTTTCTGGTTTGTTCGTGGCTCAGTTTTTTATTCTAGGTGCGCTACAGTCCGATGATGTTGCGGAAGACGGTTCGTATATATATAATACGTTGTCAGAATCCGCAAAAGCGGCCGTAAAGACTTCCGATCTAATGGTAATCCGAAACCCGTACGTGGGCTTGGGGCTGTTCGTTATTTTTATGTTCGTGGTTATTGCACTGGTAAAAATGCCGGAAGGCAAGAAGGAAAACCGAGTTGTTGGTTTAGGGGAATCTATAAAACGGATATTTAAAAAAGAACGTTTTGTAGGCGGTATGCTTACCCAAATGTTTTACGTAGGTGCACAGATCATGTGTTGGACCTACATTTACCAGTACGCCGAGAACATTGGTATTAACAATGCAGATGCAGTAAACTACGCCTATGCTGCACTGGTTATTTTTCTGCTGAGTCGGTTTTTGTGTACGTATCTTTTAAAATTTATCAATTCGGGGAAACTTTTAATGATACTCTCCATCATGGCAATCGGCTTTTGTGCGGGTACCATTTTCATTCAGGGGGAACTAGGTCTGTATTCATTGGTAATGGTTTCTTTTTGTATGTCTTTGATGTTTCCTACTATTTACGGAATAGCACTAACGGGCTTGGGCGATGATGCCAAATCCGCATCCGCATTTTTGGTCATGGCCATTGTTGGCGGTGCTTTTATGCCCATGCTACAAGGTTTGATTTTAGATCTGGGTGGATCTGGGTATAGTGATGTTGTTATACTTGGGGTACCAGAGGTAAATTTCTCTTTTATACTTCCTATGCTCTGCTTTTTTGTTGTGGCTTTCTACGGTTATAGGGCTTATAAAAAGTACGGTTTAGAATAA
- a CDS encoding alpha-hydroxy acid oxidase, producing the protein MGKKIAKGYDTRYPSVDDLRNKAMRKIPKFAFEYLDGGCNEDVNLRKNTSEIRDIELLPYYLSKHTESVMKTEIFGHTYDAPFGIAPVGLQGLMWPNSPEILAKAAFEHNIPFILSTVSTSSIERISEITEGNAWFQLYHPTEDALRDDIIRRAAVAECPVLVILCDVPTFGFRPRDIRNGLAMPPKMSVKNIFQIMGKPEWAIKTLLHGQPNFETLKPYMPKGLDLKQLGKFMDQTFSGRLNEEKIKPIRDMWKGKLVLKGVANEADAEKAIRLGIDGVIVSNHGGRQLDAGESTIKPLSRIAEKYGDQLTVMMDSGIRSGPDVARTLASGAKFTFMGRSFMYGVSALGNNGGNHTISLLKTELQQVMEQICCERVEDFPKHLITK; encoded by the coding sequence ATGGGAAAAAAAATAGCAAAGGGTTATGATACACGGTACCCTTCCGTAGATGATTTACGAAATAAAGCGATGCGAAAGATTCCGAAGTTCGCTTTTGAGTATTTGGATGGAGGATGTAATGAGGACGTGAACCTACGCAAAAATACCTCAGAAATTCGTGATATAGAGTTGCTACCCTATTACTTGAGCAAGCATACGGAATCCGTAATGAAAACGGAAATTTTTGGGCATACTTATGATGCGCCATTTGGAATTGCACCTGTAGGGCTTCAAGGACTTATGTGGCCCAATTCTCCGGAAATACTGGCAAAAGCGGCATTTGAGCATAATATTCCTTTTATTTTAAGTACGGTAAGCACCAGTAGCATTGAGCGGATTTCTGAAATAACCGAGGGAAATGCTTGGTTTCAATTGTATCATCCTACGGAAGATGCATTACGAGATGATATTATCAGAAGGGCAGCAGTAGCGGAATGTCCGGTTTTGGTTATTCTGTGTGATGTGCCCACATTCGGTTTTCGGCCAAGGGACATTAGAAACGGACTGGCCATGCCCCCTAAAATGTCAGTGAAAAATATATTTCAGATTATGGGGAAACCGGAATGGGCAATAAAAACCCTTCTTCACGGGCAGCCTAATTTTGAGACCTTAAAACCCTATATGCCCAAGGGATTGGATTTAAAACAATTGGGTAAATTCATGGATCAAACGTTTTCAGGCCGATTGAACGAAGAGAAAATTAAACCTATTCGTGATATGTGGAAAGGTAAGTTGGTGCTAAAAGGTGTAGCCAATGAAGCCGATGCGGAAAAGGCTATTCGTTTGGGAATAGACGGTGTAATCGTTTCCAACCACGGTGGAAGACAGTTGGACGCAGGGGAATCGACTATAAAACCCCTATCCCGAATTGCCGAGAAGTATGGCGACCAGCTTACGGTTATGATGGATAGTGGCATACGTTCCGGGCCGGATGTGGCACGTACTTTGGCAAGTGGCGCCAAGTTTACCTTTATGGGACGCTCGTTCATGTATGGTGTAAGCGCGTTGGGCAATAACGGAGGAAACCACACCATTTCACTGTTAAAAACGGAACTGCAACAGGTAATGGAACAAATTTGCTGTGAGCGTGTAGAAGATTTTCCAAAGCATCTGATTACAAAATAG
- a CDS encoding DUF1593 domain-containing protein — protein MRISLYLLFLVLSHSLLNAQETLQKNRVIILTDIEADPDDTQSLVRLLLYANEIDIEGIVATTSCWLKNSIHPESIQKVLKAYGKVQPNLKNHSSEFPEVEELTSLVKKGLPVYGMLGVGEGKDSEGSDWIIKKLEEKDERPLWVSVWGGSNTLAQALFKIKNSKTIAEQKQLISKLRVYTISDQDDSGIWIRDTFPDLFYIVSPGDDYGSATWNGIMTVVDNIDNSEISNTWLSENIQQAHGPLGALYPDVAWGIEGDTPAFLSLIPNGLNAPEHPNWGGWGGRYEFIRPTFSGRKQGNSGVPFEVETRKIWTNAEDSYSPYLANDYGRNVKRDTEVFKGDKVTLWRWRDDFQNDFAARMDWCTQSFSEANHAPKIVLTPADPITVKSGKSFTLDAFDSSDPDGDSLSFLWFDYPEAGTSKKQLTIGGTENAHLVSITAPRVEEEVTAHIILKVTDKGTPALSSYKRIIVTIQP, from the coding sequence ATGAGAATATCCTTATATCTATTGTTTTTAGTATTGAGCCATAGTTTACTCAATGCTCAAGAAACGCTTCAGAAAAATAGAGTGATTATACTTACGGATATTGAAGCAGATCCGGATGACACACAATCTTTGGTGCGCCTACTTTTATATGCCAACGAGATTGATATTGAAGGCATCGTGGCGACAACCTCCTGTTGGTTAAAAAATTCCATTCACCCAGAATCCATACAAAAAGTACTTAAAGCTTATGGCAAGGTCCAGCCTAATTTGAAGAATCATAGTTCTGAATTTCCTGAGGTTGAGGAGCTGACTTCACTAGTAAAAAAGGGTTTGCCGGTTTACGGAATGCTAGGTGTGGGAGAAGGAAAAGATTCCGAAGGTTCTGACTGGATCATAAAAAAACTGGAAGAAAAAGATGAGCGCCCCTTATGGGTTTCCGTGTGGGGAGGTTCCAATACTTTGGCCCAAGCTTTATTTAAAATAAAGAATAGCAAAACAATAGCAGAGCAAAAACAGCTTATTTCTAAATTAAGGGTCTATACTATTTCTGATCAAGATGATAGTGGTATATGGATCAGGGATACATTTCCTGACCTATTTTATATTGTTAGCCCAGGAGATGATTATGGCAGTGCTACTTGGAACGGTATAATGACCGTTGTTGATAATATAGACAATTCAGAAATTAGTAATACATGGCTTTCTGAAAACATTCAACAAGCACACGGCCCACTTGGTGCACTATATCCTGATGTTGCTTGGGGAATTGAAGGAGACACACCCGCTTTTTTATCTCTAATTCCAAACGGATTGAACGCACCGGAACATCCTAATTGGGGTGGATGGGGCGGTAGGTATGAATTTATTAGACCTACCTTCTCCGGTCGTAAGCAAGGGAATTCCGGTGTTCCTTTTGAAGTTGAAACCAGAAAAATATGGACCAATGCAGAAGATAGTTACTCGCCCTATTTAGCTAATGATTATGGTAGAAACGTAAAACGGGACACTGAGGTTTTTAAAGGTGATAAAGTTACACTATGGCGTTGGCGAGACGATTTTCAAAACGATTTTGCCGCACGAATGGATTGGTGCACCCAATCTTTTTCGGAAGCTAATCATGCTCCCAAAATTGTTTTGACACCCGCAGATCCTATTACGGTCAAATCCGGCAAAAGCTTTACTCTTGATGCCTTTGATTCTTCCGATCCAGATGGCGACAGCCTAAGTTTTCTTTGGTTTGATTATCCCGAGGCGGGCACCTCTAAAAAACAGTTAACAATAGGTGGTACCGAAAATGCCCATTTGGTGTCCATTACAGCTCCAAGAGTAGAAGAAGAAGTTACCGCCCATATCATTCTAAAGGTAACGGATAAGGGCACACCTGCTCTTTCTAGTTACAAGCGAATTATTGTAACTATTCAACCATAA
- a CDS encoding YdeI/OmpD-associated family protein produces MKKPEPDMFCPSNPEEWRVWLKTNHVQKDSVWLIIYKKSAANANLSWSEAVDHALCFGWIDSVKKTIDSEKYKQYFSKRKATSIWSRINKNKIEQLTAQGLMQSAGLKSIEIAKNNGSWSILDSVEALIVPKDLAVALQKTNGASSYYEGLSKSSKKMLLYWVISAKRPETREKRIIEISENAGKNQMPKSFR; encoded by the coding sequence ATGAAAAAACCGGAACCTGATATGTTTTGCCCTTCTAATCCTGAAGAATGGCGAGTATGGCTCAAAACCAATCATGTTCAAAAAGATTCCGTGTGGTTAATCATTTACAAAAAGAGTGCTGCAAATGCTAATTTATCATGGAGCGAAGCGGTAGACCATGCGCTTTGTTTTGGGTGGATAGACAGTGTAAAAAAAACGATAGATTCAGAAAAGTACAAACAGTATTTTAGCAAGCGAAAAGCAACCAGCATATGGTCACGAATAAACAAGAATAAGATAGAGCAACTTACGGCACAAGGTCTAATGCAATCAGCAGGACTCAAAAGTATTGAAATTGCCAAAAACAATGGCTCTTGGTCAATTTTAGACAGTGTAGAAGCCCTCATAGTGCCCAAAGATTTAGCGGTTGCTTTGCAAAAAACAAATGGTGCTTCTTCGTATTATGAAGGTTTAAGCAAGTCTTCCAAGAAAATGCTGCTGTATTGGGTAATCAGCGCAAAACGACCGGAAACGAGAGAGAAAAGAATTATAGAAATCTCTGAAAACGCTGGTAAAAACCAGATGCCAAAATCGTTCAGGTAA
- a CDS encoding DUF1801 domain-containing protein, with translation MEGIQLKSNPQVASVFTNYPDYVRSQMLTLRELVLETAKEIDSITEVEETLKWGEPSYLTKIGSTLRMDWKAKTPNQYALYFKCTSRLVETFKAVFKNTFEFEGKRAIVFQLNNELPREELSYCIKAALTYHKVKHLPTLGI, from the coding sequence ATGGAAGGCATTCAACTAAAATCTAACCCGCAAGTAGCTTCGGTATTTACCAACTACCCCGATTATGTGCGTTCGCAAATGTTAACCCTTAGGGAGCTGGTTTTGGAAACCGCCAAAGAAATAGATAGCATTACCGAAGTAGAAGAAACGCTAAAATGGGGCGAACCCAGTTACCTCACCAAAATAGGAAGCACCCTTCGCATGGATTGGAAAGCGAAAACACCCAATCAATATGCACTCTATTTTAAATGCACCAGCAGGTTGGTAGAGACTTTTAAAGCTGTATTTAAAAATACTTTTGAATTTGAAGGAAAGCGGGCTATCGTATTTCAATTGAACAATGAACTCCCCAGAGAAGAACTTAGTTATTGCATTAAAGCCGCGTTAACGTATCATAAAGTTAAACACTTACCCACATTGGGTATTTAA
- the trxA gene encoding thioredoxin, producing the protein MKSSFNKIIESDTPVLVDFFADWCGPCKMLAPILKEVKDEMGENIKIVKIDVDKNQPLAGKYNVRGVPTMLLFKNGKQVWRQSGVLQKNDIVQVVKSKV; encoded by the coding sequence ATGAAAAGCAGTTTCAATAAAATCATAGAATCGGATACGCCTGTATTGGTCGACTTTTTTGCGGACTGGTGTGGCCCTTGTAAAATGTTGGCTCCTATTTTAAAAGAAGTGAAAGACGAAATGGGCGAGAACATAAAAATTGTAAAGATCGATGTAGATAAGAACCAACCCTTAGCGGGTAAGTACAATGTACGTGGTGTGCCTACAATGCTTTTGTTCAAGAACGGCAAGCAAGTATGGAGGCAGTCTGGGGTACTACAGAAGAACGATATTGTGCAAGTTGTCAAATCCAAAGTATAA